GACTACCAGAAATGGTTAAAAACTCTATAGAAGATTTACCTCCTATTATTGATGTAGAAATAAATTTGAGGAACTCTAAATTGAATCTTGCTAAAGCAGTTATAAATGCAGGTAAGTATTTTACTTCAAATATGTTTAAGGTTTACTCAGCTTATAATGATGCATTAAACCATTACAAAAGATATCAAAATTTAATAAGTAAAGGTGTTATACCTATTGAGGCTATTACAATGTATAATAGTTTTTTTAACACTAATAACAAGGTTACTAAATCTGAAGCTACCATTATGGTTATAGGACATCCTTATAATATTTATGATGAACATATAAGTATGAATTTAATAAACAAATTAAAAAGTAAAAATGTAAAAATTATAACACCAGAAATGGTAGATGTTAAAAAAGCAAACTATTACTCTTCAAAACTTCCTAAAAGAATGTTTTGGAGCTTTGGAAGAAAAATAGTTGGTTCTGCATTTGCTGTTATGGAAGAAAAAAAGGTAAATGGAATGATATATGTATCTTCATTTGGATGCGGTTTAGATTCCATCTTGATAGATTTAGTACAGAGGAAAGCTGAGCAAAGAAAAATACCATTTACCCTTTTAACAATAGATGAGCATACTGGTGAAGCTGGAATAAATACAAGGTTAGAAGCTTTCTTAGACATGATTAAATGGAGGTTGAAAAATGAAGATTACTTTTCCACACATGGGTAATGTATATGTAGCTGCTAAAGCACTACTTGAAGATTTAGGTAATGAGGTGATAGTACCTC
This genomic stretch from Caldisalinibacter kiritimatiensis harbors:
- a CDS encoding acyl-CoA dehydratase activase-related protein → MSYRVGVPQGLLFYDYYPLWKEFLNNLGAEVVLSSKTNKKILDSGVSACVDEACLPVKVFHGHVKDLKDKVDYLFIPRLVSVKKKEFICPKFLGLPEMVKNSIEDLPPIIDVEINLRNSKLNLAKAVINAGKYFTSNMFKVYSAYNDALNHYKRYQNLISKGVIPIEAITMYNSFFNTNNKVTKSEATIMVIGHPYNIYDEHISMNLINKLKSKNVKIITPEMVDVKKANYYSSKLPKRMFWSFGRKIVGSAFAVMEEKKVNGMIYVSSFGCGLDSILIDLVQRKAEQRKIPFTLLTIDEHTGEAGINTRLEAFLDMIKWRLKNEDYFSTHG